One window of Aricia agestis chromosome 20, ilAriAges1.1, whole genome shotgun sequence genomic DNA carries:
- the LOC121737029 gene encoding uncharacterized protein LOC121737029 isoform X1 — translation MNENPSSKLPQSVFNSEDGDFSNKHHTLILDEKVTKIINKYKTYAPHRNNLATGINKVIENKKFVEEAQPLKINTHTSSERQNNYVCENSCNIKSNKNKFPPVVNKNTLTRADKTTYCRPVTKYYIPEVYRMATKRNGLKNILQILSTLRQKEVEEALMSTYIDFLNKKHLPEECISLICIQDIIGSKARMILKRDQMVDHLNENCIPHSIINKPHQHRFHDTFNSIEDLAHKQVWYPVIRSPRKKVFHVTQNGQETKLFDDERYKNCSTQLTEDKKYVMTTRPANSQTKRAVKNCNTQTHKNVFQPKKLCFDKSATTNVEKKNHHKQEAITENSVLTIENKIDTLIQAMNDFMNEINLLKITNSEEKRRKKCNTKSQTPAEELIDYNIKNHRNIVSYTYLPSREQKSCKLEETVVNTHKANFDNINKNSSIQIKFKVSTRDHCTEISRSLSRQITNCKIIADTSQTEKTTIALNTDPISFRALLKISSEAIRGFFSLDFLSYVPYLQLPRLEWSDPRPCLCDTNVNVDKITNRFLKLAPVGPYKCQYCDEVFDKAYSWERHEFYCARTLKAVERKCGMFRVC, via the exons ATGAACGAGAACCCGAGCAGCAAACTTCCTCAAAGCGTATTTAACTCTGAAGACGGAGATTTTTCTAACAAACATCATACATTGATCTTGGACGAAAAAgtcactaaaattataaataaatataagacgTATGCTCCTCATAGAAACAATCTAGCAactggcataaataaagttatagaaaataaaaaatttgtagAAGAAGCACagcctttaaaaattaatactcATACATCGTCTGAAAgacaaaataattatgtgtGTGAAAATAGCTGTAACATTAAGTCCAATAAGAACAAATTTCCTCcagtagtaaataaaaatacattaactcGTGCGGACAAAACAACTTACTGTCGGCcggttacaaaatattatattccagaAGTTTACAGGATGGCCACGAAAAGAAATggtctaaaaaatattttacaaattctATCGACTTTGAGACAAAAAGAAGTGGAAGAAGCTTTAATGAGTActtatatagattttttaaacaaGAAACATCTACCTGAAGAGTGCATAAGTTTAATTTGTATACAGGATATAATAGGCTCTAAGGCAAGAATGATTTTGAAACGTGACCAGATGGTTGACCATTTGAATGAAAACTGTATACCACATAGCATAATAAACAAACCACATCAGCATAGGTTTCATGACACATTCAATTCTATAGAAGATCTGGCTCATAAACAAGTTTGGTACCCTGTAATCCGTTCGCCACGTAAGAAAGTATTTCATGTTACACAAAATGGACAAGAGACTAAGTTGTTCGACGACGAAAGATATAAAAATTGCTCAACACAACTTACTgaggataaaaaatatgttatgacTACAAGGCCAGCTAATAGTCAAACAAAACGGGCAGTGAAAAATTGTAACACGCAAactcataaaaatgtttttcaacCTAAAAAACTTTGCTTTGATAAATCAGCTACGACAAATGTAGAAAAGAAAAATCATCACAAACAGGAAGCGATAACAGAAAATTCTGTTCTAACAATAGAAAACAAAATAGACACTCTCATACAAGCTATGAatgattttatgaatgaaataaatttattgaaaattaCAAACTcggaagaaaaaagaagaaagaaatgTAATACTAAGTCACAAACGCCTGCAGAAGAATTAATAGACTATAACATTAAAAACCATAGGAATATAGTTAGCTACACGTATCTACCGAGCAGAGAACAGAAAAGTTGTAAATTAGAAGAAACAGTTGTGAACACGCATAAGGCTAACTTCGATAACATCAATAAAAATTCgtcaatacaaataaaatttaaagtgtCAACTAGAGACCATTGTACCGAAATAAGCAGATCACTATCCCGTCAAATAACGAATTGCAAAATCATAGCTGATACGAGTCAGACTGAGAAAACAACGATAGCTTTAAACACTGACCCAATAAGTTTTAGAGCACTCCTAAAGATATCGTCAGAAGCTATTAGGGGATTCTTCTCACTTGACTTTCTTTCTTATGTGCCCTATCTGCAACTGCCTAGACTGGAGTGGAGTGACCCCCGACCCTGTCTATGCGATACCAATGTTAATGttgataaaataacaaatag gttTTTAAAGCTCGCGCCTGTCGGTCCCTACAAATGCCAGTATTGTGACGAAGTTTTCGATAAAGCCTACTCCTGGGAACGACACGAATTTTACTGCGCCAGAACTTTGAAAGCCGTAGAACGCAAATGTGGAATGTTTCGTGTGTGTTGA
- the LOC121737029 gene encoding uncharacterized protein LOC121737029 isoform X2, with product MATKRNGLKNILQILSTLRQKEVEEALMSTYIDFLNKKHLPEECISLICIQDIIGSKARMILKRDQMVDHLNENCIPHSIINKPHQHRFHDTFNSIEDLAHKQVWYPVIRSPRKKVFHVTQNGQETKLFDDERYKNCSTQLTEDKKYVMTTRPANSQTKRAVKNCNTQTHKNVFQPKKLCFDKSATTNVEKKNHHKQEAITENSVLTIENKIDTLIQAMNDFMNEINLLKITNSEEKRRKKCNTKSQTPAEELIDYNIKNHRNIVSYTYLPSREQKSCKLEETVVNTHKANFDNINKNSSIQIKFKVSTRDHCTEISRSLSRQITNCKIIADTSQTEKTTIALNTDPISFRALLKISSEAIRGFFSLDFLSYVPYLQLPRLEWSDPRPCLCDTNVNVDKITNRFLKLAPVGPYKCQYCDEVFDKAYSWERHEFYCARTLKAVERKCGMFRVC from the exons ATGGCCACGAAAAGAAATggtctaaaaaatattttacaaattctATCGACTTTGAGACAAAAAGAAGTGGAAGAAGCTTTAATGAGTActtatatagattttttaaacaaGAAACATCTACCTGAAGAGTGCATAAGTTTAATTTGTATACAGGATATAATAGGCTCTAAGGCAAGAATGATTTTGAAACGTGACCAGATGGTTGACCATTTGAATGAAAACTGTATACCACATAGCATAATAAACAAACCACATCAGCATAGGTTTCATGACACATTCAATTCTATAGAAGATCTGGCTCATAAACAAGTTTGGTACCCTGTAATCCGTTCGCCACGTAAGAAAGTATTTCATGTTACACAAAATGGACAAGAGACTAAGTTGTTCGACGACGAAAGATATAAAAATTGCTCAACACAACTTACTgaggataaaaaatatgttatgacTACAAGGCCAGCTAATAGTCAAACAAAACGGGCAGTGAAAAATTGTAACACGCAAactcataaaaatgtttttcaacCTAAAAAACTTTGCTTTGATAAATCAGCTACGACAAATGTAGAAAAGAAAAATCATCACAAACAGGAAGCGATAACAGAAAATTCTGTTCTAACAATAGAAAACAAAATAGACACTCTCATACAAGCTATGAatgattttatgaatgaaataaatttattgaaaattaCAAACTcggaagaaaaaagaagaaagaaatgTAATACTAAGTCACAAACGCCTGCAGAAGAATTAATAGACTATAACATTAAAAACCATAGGAATATAGTTAGCTACACGTATCTACCGAGCAGAGAACAGAAAAGTTGTAAATTAGAAGAAACAGTTGTGAACACGCATAAGGCTAACTTCGATAACATCAATAAAAATTCgtcaatacaaataaaatttaaagtgtCAACTAGAGACCATTGTACCGAAATAAGCAGATCACTATCCCGTCAAATAACGAATTGCAAAATCATAGCTGATACGAGTCAGACTGAGAAAACAACGATAGCTTTAAACACTGACCCAATAAGTTTTAGAGCACTCCTAAAGATATCGTCAGAAGCTATTAGGGGATTCTTCTCACTTGACTTTCTTTCTTATGTGCCCTATCTGCAACTGCCTAGACTGGAGTGGAGTGACCCCCGACCCTGTCTATGCGATACCAATGTTAATGttgataaaataacaaatag gttTTTAAAGCTCGCGCCTGTCGGTCCCTACAAATGCCAGTATTGTGACGAAGTTTTCGATAAAGCCTACTCCTGGGAACGACACGAATTTTACTGCGCCAGAACTTTGAAAGCCGTAGAACGCAAATGTGGAATGTTTCGTGTGTGTTGA